Proteins co-encoded in one Lucilia cuprina isolate Lc7/37 chromosome X, ASM2204524v1, whole genome shotgun sequence genomic window:
- the LOC124419476 gene encoding uncharacterized protein LOC124419476 produces MEFFPIESEKKLREFDAILKTHSDPYIRQRKSLLAGNAEKNLHEIFGQNIIMNFNVDGSFGKKRLREYANVFKDIIDVIAIFNENSDKTIRAAFQRQKKKYFKQMGRSKAKNNENREDDDSPKED; encoded by the exons ATGGAATTTTTCCCTATCGAAtctgaaaaaaaactaagagaATTTGATGCTATTTTGAAGACCCATTCAGACCCATAC ATTCGACAAAGGAAATCACTCCTTGCGGGTAATGCAGAAAAAAACCTTCATGAAATATTTGGCCAAAATATTATCATGAATTTTAATGTTGATGGGTCTTTTGGCAAAAAGAGGTTGCGCGAATAcgcaaatgtttttaaagacaTAATAG ATGTAATagcaatttttaatgaaaattcggACAAAACAATTAGAGCAGCATTTCAGCGTcaaaagaagaaatattttaaacaaatgggTCGCAGCAAAgccaaaaataatgaaaatcgtGAAGACGACGATTCTCCCAAAGAGGATTAG